Proteins encoded within one genomic window of Silene latifolia isolate original U9 population unplaced genomic scaffold, ASM4854445v1 scaffold_803, whole genome shotgun sequence:
- the LOC141640479 gene encoding uncharacterized protein LOC141640479, giving the protein MLTDMCAENFRERFVSEIIMMLRCRAILSFRNWQSSVHLMCLQFDRKCTRVREHELSAVTEVEYGNAQNVPDGLDSRPPVLTSSQISRSADICAQDADNRQDSTSIMSIDEMKVVKYVWDCGLLNVSRTWNVD; this is encoded by the exons ATGCTTACGGATATGTGTGCTGAAAATTTCAGAGAGAGGTTTGTATCAGAG ATCATTATGATGTTAAGATGTCGTGCCATCTTATCCTTTCGAAATTGGCAGAGTAGTGTTCATCTGATGTGCTTGCAG TTTGACAGGAAATGTACAAGGGTTCGAGAACATGAACTTTCTGCAGTGACTGAAGTAGAATATGGAAATGCTCAAAATGTACCTGATGGGCTAGACTCTAGGCCACCAGTCTTAACGAGTTCTCAGATCAGTCGCTCTGCTGATATTTGTGCTCAGGATGCGGACAATCGACAAG ATTCAACATCAATAATGTCAATTGATGAGATGAAAGTTGTTAAATACGTGTGGGACTGTGGGCTATTAAATGTTTCGAGAACATGGAATGTTGATTAG